The proteins below are encoded in one region of Paenarthrobacter ilicis:
- a CDS encoding phosphatase PAP2 family protein, which translates to MTGRWRKLARVLTEVFQPPVVVFALLLISPARESGFPESIGYGLLGAFFVCVLPLAYLLLQIKLGRITDHHVSDRRQRPALLFMALVSVVAGLVVLQLVNGPVSVSVMIIALIAGIGILAVVSAFWKMSGHASALSAAVVISVLMFGPAWAPLLLLIPAVGWSRLVLRAHTLAQVIAGSLFGSLVIAGLWWLLGEWML; encoded by the coding sequence GTGACGGGACGCTGGCGCAAGCTGGCGCGGGTTCTGACGGAGGTCTTCCAGCCACCGGTGGTGGTGTTTGCGTTGCTGCTGATCAGCCCGGCGAGGGAATCAGGGTTTCCGGAGTCCATCGGCTACGGGCTGCTGGGCGCGTTCTTTGTTTGCGTGCTGCCTCTTGCGTATCTGCTGCTCCAGATAAAGCTGGGCAGGATCACTGACCACCACGTCAGCGATCGCCGGCAGAGGCCCGCATTGCTGTTCATGGCCTTGGTGTCGGTGGTGGCCGGGCTGGTGGTTCTCCAGCTGGTGAACGGTCCTGTCAGCGTGTCCGTGATGATCATCGCGCTGATTGCCGGGATCGGCATTCTTGCCGTGGTGAGCGCCTTCTGGAAGATGAGCGGTCACGCTTCGGCGTTGTCCGCGGCCGTGGTCATCTCTGTGTTGATGTTTGGGCCGGCCTGGGCGCCCCTGCTGCTGCTGATACCGGCCGTAGGGTGGTCGCGCCTGGTTCTGCGTGCCCACACACTTGCCCAGGTCATTGCGGGCTCACTGTTCGGGTCTTTGGTGATCGCCGGGCTGTGGTGGCTGCTCGGGGAGTGGATGCTGTAG
- a CDS encoding 2-oxo acid dehydrogenase subunit E2 has translation MTVKKFNLPDVGEGLTEAEVVAWKVKPGDIVAVNDVICEIETAKSLVELPSPFAGVVTELLVEEGITVEVGTAIIAVSEGADDAPPVTPEAPPASAASETFTPVYGRLDTHDAAENGPAGGPLVGSGPKADAVKRRARKRPAGSAAPVAENAEGTVQDTQALLAAKAAETPVVERSTPAPAAVTPAPAAPAPAAPAPAAPAPQTAPSRGAAITGTISGLVNKVLAKPPVRKFARDMGIDLADVVATGQRGEVTREDLVSYQAQRDAELDQADSFWGASKKPQDQRIERVPVKGVRKATAKAMVDSAFSAPHVSIFVDVDASRTMEFVKRLKASRDFEGIKVSPLLILAKAVIWAAARNPSVNATWVDNADGNGNAEIQIKHYMNLGIAAATPRGLMVPNIKDAQDLSLKELALALNELATKARAGKTQPAEMQGGSLTVTNIGALGIDTGTPIINPGEVAIIAFGTIKQKPWVLDGEVIPRWITTLGGSFDHRVVDGDLSARFMADVAAILEEPALLLD, from the coding sequence GTGACAGTTAAAAAATTCAACCTGCCGGACGTTGGCGAAGGCCTGACCGAGGCTGAGGTAGTGGCCTGGAAGGTCAAGCCCGGAGACATCGTTGCCGTCAACGATGTCATTTGCGAGATCGAGACCGCCAAGTCACTCGTGGAGCTTCCCTCACCGTTCGCCGGGGTGGTCACCGAACTGCTCGTGGAAGAAGGCATCACGGTGGAGGTCGGTACGGCAATCATCGCGGTCTCGGAGGGCGCGGATGACGCTCCCCCTGTGACCCCCGAAGCCCCGCCTGCTTCTGCGGCCAGTGAGACATTCACGCCGGTTTACGGTCGGCTCGATACCCACGACGCCGCTGAGAACGGGCCCGCTGGCGGTCCGCTGGTGGGTTCGGGACCCAAGGCAGATGCCGTCAAGCGGCGGGCACGCAAGCGCCCCGCTGGATCAGCCGCGCCCGTGGCCGAGAACGCTGAGGGCACGGTCCAGGACACCCAAGCCCTTCTGGCCGCCAAGGCTGCTGAAACGCCGGTGGTGGAACGCTCGACGCCGGCCCCCGCCGCCGTCACCCCGGCACCCGCAGCGCCTGCACCCGCAGCGCCTGCACCCGCCGCCCCGGCACCCCAGACCGCACCATCCCGTGGCGCTGCCATCACGGGGACCATCAGTGGACTGGTCAACAAGGTGCTGGCCAAGCCGCCGGTGCGTAAGTTTGCCCGCGACATGGGCATCGACCTGGCCGACGTTGTTGCCACAGGGCAGCGCGGCGAGGTCACGCGGGAGGATCTGGTGAGCTACCAGGCCCAGCGCGACGCCGAGCTGGACCAGGCCGATTCGTTCTGGGGTGCGTCCAAGAAGCCGCAGGACCAAAGGATTGAGCGCGTTCCGGTCAAGGGTGTCCGCAAGGCCACCGCCAAAGCCATGGTGGACTCCGCTTTCTCTGCGCCCCACGTCAGCATCTTCGTGGACGTGGACGCCAGCCGCACCATGGAGTTCGTCAAGCGCCTCAAAGCATCCAGGGACTTTGAGGGCATCAAGGTTTCCCCGCTGCTCATCCTTGCCAAAGCCGTGATCTGGGCGGCCGCCAGGAACCCCAGCGTCAACGCGACGTGGGTGGATAACGCCGACGGGAACGGCAACGCCGAGATCCAGATCAAGCACTACATGAATCTGGGGATTGCCGCCGCCACACCGCGTGGGCTCATGGTCCCCAACATCAAGGACGCCCAGGATCTCTCCTTGAAGGAACTGGCATTGGCGTTGAACGAGCTTGCAACCAAGGCCAGGGCGGGCAAAACCCAGCCGGCCGAGATGCAGGGCGGGAGCCTCACGGTCACCAATATCGGTGCCTTGGGTATCGACACCGGAACACCCATCATCAACCCGGGCGAAGTAGCCATCATCGCCTTCGGCACCATCAAACAGAAGCCGTGGGTTCTGGACGGCGAAGTGATTCCCCGCTGGATCACCACTCTGGGCGGTTCTTTCGACCACCGTGTGGTTGACGGTGACCTCTCTGCGCGCTTCATGGCAGATGTTGCCGCCATCCTTGAAGAACCGGCGCTGCTGCTTGACTGA
- a CDS encoding alpha-ketoacid dehydrogenase subunit beta, with protein MATMTIAKAINEGLRASLTNNPKSLLMGEDIGHLGGVYRVTDGLIKEFGDDRVLDTPLAESGIVGTAIGLALRGYSPVCEIQFDGFVFPAFNQITTQLAKIHSRSLGKLTVPVVIRIPYGGGIGSIEHHSESPEALFAHTAGLRIISPSNAHDAYWMIQKAIECKDPVIFFEPKRRYWLKGEVDVENAGLAEDPFKAHVVREGTDATIVAYGPLVPVALAAANAATEDGRSVEVIDLRSISPLDFDTIEASVKKTGRLIVAHEAPTFGGIGGEIAARISERAFLHLEAPVIRVGGFHMPYPVAKVEEDYLPDIDKILDALDRSLAY; from the coding sequence ATGGCAACAATGACCATTGCGAAGGCCATCAACGAAGGTCTCCGGGCATCACTGACCAACAACCCCAAGTCCCTGCTGATGGGCGAGGACATCGGACACTTGGGTGGTGTCTACCGCGTGACGGATGGACTCATCAAGGAGTTCGGCGACGACCGCGTCCTGGATACCCCCTTGGCTGAGTCAGGCATCGTGGGAACAGCCATTGGCCTGGCCCTGCGCGGGTACTCTCCGGTGTGTGAAATCCAGTTTGACGGGTTCGTCTTCCCCGCTTTCAACCAGATCACCACCCAGCTTGCCAAGATCCATTCGCGCAGCCTGGGCAAGCTCACTGTGCCTGTGGTTATCCGCATCCCATACGGCGGTGGTATCGGCTCGATCGAGCACCACTCCGAGTCGCCCGAAGCATTGTTCGCCCACACCGCGGGACTTCGCATCATCTCCCCGTCCAATGCCCATGATGCCTACTGGATGATCCAGAAGGCCATCGAGTGCAAGGACCCCGTGATCTTCTTTGAGCCCAAGCGCCGCTACTGGCTCAAGGGCGAGGTGGACGTGGAGAACGCCGGACTGGCAGAGGACCCCTTCAAAGCACACGTGGTCCGGGAGGGTACGGATGCCACGATTGTTGCCTACGGCCCCTTGGTGCCGGTAGCACTCGCAGCAGCCAATGCGGCCACTGAAGACGGCCGCAGCGTGGAGGTTATCGATCTGCGCTCCATCTCCCCGCTTGATTTCGACACGATTGAGGCGTCGGTTAAAAAGACCGGCCGGCTGATCGTGGCGCACGAGGCCCCGACGTTCGGAGGCATCGGAGGCGAAATCGCGGCACGCATCAGTGAGCGGGCTTTCCTGCACCTTGAAGCCCCGGTAATCCGTGTTGGCGGCTTCCACATGCCCTACCCGGTAGCCAAGGTGGAGGAGGACTACTTGCCGGATATCGACAAGATCCTCGACGCCCTGGACCGCTCCCTGGCCTACTAA
- the pdhA gene encoding pyruvate dehydrogenase (acetyl-transferring) E1 component subunit alpha, which translates to MGSTQLPPGTEETLAATTAEAAAPGEPVEMVQLLGPDGKLGSDPVFSDYAKRIDAEKLRVFYADMARIRRFDQEATALQRQGELALWVPLTGQEAAQIGSGHASEPQDYIFPTYREHGVALVRNVDLAELLKQFRGVSNGGWDPRENNFHLYTLVLAAQTLHAVGYAMGIQRDQQMPAAKDSADPNAAVIAYFGDGASSEGDVHESMVFAASYNAPVVFFCQNNHWAISVPTEVQTKVPLANRAKGYGFPGIRVDGNDVIAVHAVTEWALEHAREGRGPVLIEAYTYRVGAHTTADDPTKYRESAEEAAWREKDPLDRLEKYLRSEGLADDAFFDQVDADGDELAKYVRSTTHGLEVPDIREAFANVYAEQHPLIAEELAWFEEYSAGFESEEETAN; encoded by the coding sequence ATGGGCTCGACACAACTGCCCCCCGGAACGGAAGAAACTCTCGCGGCAACCACCGCGGAAGCAGCCGCGCCTGGCGAACCTGTGGAAATGGTTCAGTTGCTCGGCCCCGATGGAAAGCTGGGCAGCGACCCCGTCTTCTCGGATTACGCCAAACGGATAGATGCAGAGAAGCTCCGGGTTTTCTATGCGGACATGGCTCGCATTCGTCGCTTTGACCAGGAAGCCACAGCCCTTCAGCGTCAGGGAGAACTGGCACTGTGGGTTCCGTTGACTGGACAGGAAGCGGCACAGATTGGTTCGGGGCACGCCAGCGAACCCCAGGACTACATCTTCCCCACCTACCGTGAGCACGGCGTCGCACTGGTGCGCAACGTGGATCTGGCGGAACTGTTGAAGCAATTCCGTGGCGTATCCAACGGCGGTTGGGACCCCCGCGAGAACAACTTCCATCTCTATACGCTGGTGCTGGCGGCACAAACTCTTCACGCCGTTGGTTATGCCATGGGCATCCAGCGGGACCAGCAGATGCCGGCCGCCAAGGATTCGGCAGACCCGAACGCAGCTGTGATCGCCTACTTCGGCGATGGTGCCAGTTCGGAAGGCGACGTCCACGAGTCCATGGTCTTCGCTGCGTCCTATAACGCGCCCGTGGTCTTCTTCTGCCAGAACAATCACTGGGCCATCTCCGTTCCCACCGAAGTCCAGACCAAGGTGCCTCTGGCCAACCGGGCCAAGGGCTACGGCTTCCCGGGAATCCGTGTGGACGGCAATGACGTGATCGCAGTCCACGCAGTCACGGAGTGGGCACTGGAACACGCCCGCGAAGGCCGTGGCCCTGTGTTGATTGAGGCCTACACCTACCGGGTCGGGGCCCACACCACCGCTGACGACCCCACCAAGTACCGCGAATCGGCCGAAGAAGCCGCTTGGCGTGAAAAGGACCCGCTGGATCGCTTGGAGAAATATCTGCGATCCGAAGGCCTTGCGGACGACGCTTTCTTTGACCAAGTGGATGCCGACGGCGACGAATTGGCCAAGTACGTCCGCAGCACTACCCACGGGCTTGAAGTTCCGGACATCCGTGAAGCGTTTGCCAACGTGTATGCAGAGCAGCACCCGCTGATTGCGGAAGAGCTTGCCTGGTTTGAGGAATACTCGGCCGGCTTTGAAAGCGAAGAGGAGACAGCCAACTGA
- a CDS encoding histidinol-phosphate transaminase produces the protein MTITDNAPEGVTPRPVVDRLPKYAAGKPPAAIEGLTSYKLSSNENPLPPIPAVLQAIADQTDLNRYPDPLATKLRDALAGFLEVPADDVVTGAGSLGALNQILATFAGQNDDGKPDEVIYAWRSFEAYPISVGLAGAESVRIPLLEDGRHDLDTMAAAVTVRTKVILLCTPNNPTGPILTTEETERFIRSVPSNVVVVIDEAYQEFVRHTDAVDGVKLYRKYPNVVVLRTFSKAHGLAGLRVGYSVSGPLLTQYLRVTATPFSVSQIAERAAVTSIENFDQVVERVQSIVEERDRVSAGLRELGWFIPEAQGNFVWLNLGANSAEFAALAASQALSVRAFGNEGVRVTIGEVEANTRFLELCAGYTKAPQGS, from the coding sequence ATGACTATTACTGACAACGCACCGGAAGGCGTAACCCCCCGGCCGGTCGTGGACAGGCTCCCCAAATATGCAGCCGGTAAACCCCCGGCTGCCATTGAGGGCCTTACCAGCTATAAATTGTCGTCCAACGAGAATCCTCTGCCGCCCATTCCTGCAGTGTTGCAGGCCATTGCGGATCAGACCGACCTCAACCGTTACCCGGACCCGTTGGCCACCAAGCTCCGGGATGCACTGGCAGGATTTCTGGAGGTCCCGGCTGACGATGTTGTCACCGGTGCCGGCAGTCTTGGGGCGCTGAACCAGATTCTAGCTACCTTCGCCGGGCAGAACGACGACGGAAAGCCGGACGAGGTCATCTATGCATGGCGTTCGTTCGAGGCCTACCCCATTTCGGTGGGCCTGGCCGGGGCTGAAAGTGTCCGGATTCCCTTGTTGGAGGACGGCCGGCATGACCTCGACACCATGGCTGCCGCCGTCACTGTGCGGACCAAGGTGATCCTCCTTTGCACGCCGAACAATCCCACCGGCCCCATTTTGACCACCGAGGAAACTGAACGCTTCATCCGCTCGGTCCCATCGAATGTAGTGGTGGTCATCGACGAGGCGTATCAGGAGTTCGTGCGTCACACCGATGCCGTGGACGGCGTGAAGCTTTACAGGAAGTATCCCAACGTGGTGGTGCTGAGGACTTTCTCCAAGGCCCATGGGTTGGCCGGACTGCGGGTTGGCTACAGCGTCTCCGGACCGCTGTTGACCCAGTACCTCCGTGTCACCGCCACACCGTTCTCCGTTTCCCAAATCGCGGAGCGCGCTGCCGTCACTTCCATCGAGAATTTCGACCAGGTTGTGGAAAGGGTACAAAGCATCGTTGAGGAACGGGACCGCGTTTCTGCCGGCCTTAGGGAGTTGGGCTGGTTCATTCCTGAGGCCCAAGGTAACTTCGTATGGCTGAATCTTGGAGCCAACAGTGCCGAGTTCGCGGCGCTGGCGGCTTCGCAGGCCTTGTCAGTCCGGGCCTTCGGAAATGAGGGTGTCAGGGTGACCATCGGTGAGGTGGAAGCCAACACCCGGTTCTTGGAATTATGTGCAGGGTATACAAAGGCTCCGCAAGGTTCCTAG
- a CDS encoding phage holin family protein, producing the protein MRSFVIRVLINGLALWVATWLLQGMEISTSATESAAVSAGLTQGADTVGLVLAYLFIGLIFGVVNALVRPLVRVLSLPVTILTLGLFSIVINAAMLYLTAWLSTFTPVHLTLDSFFWTAILASIIISLVSVVAGLIPGTGKR; encoded by the coding sequence ATGCGTTCATTCGTCATTCGTGTCCTGATTAACGGGCTCGCTTTGTGGGTTGCCACCTGGCTGCTGCAAGGCATGGAGATTTCAACCAGCGCGACCGAATCCGCGGCAGTCAGCGCCGGCTTGACCCAGGGAGCCGACACCGTGGGCCTGGTGCTGGCGTACTTGTTCATTGGCCTCATCTTTGGCGTGGTCAATGCCTTGGTCCGTCCTCTTGTCAGGGTGCTGTCCCTCCCGGTCACCATCCTCACCCTCGGGCTGTTCTCCATTGTCATCAACGCTGCCATGCTGTATCTCACCGCATGGCTCAGTACTTTCACGCCGGTGCACCTGACTTTGGACTCGTTTTTCTGGACGGCCATCCTTGCGTCGATCATCATCAGCCTCGTCTCTGTAGTAGCAGGGCTGATCCCGGGAACCGGCAAGCGCTGA
- the purB gene encoding adenylosuccinate lyase: protein MAESPRVSLASEPLALGALDGRYRAAVAPLVDYLSEAALNRDRVHVEVEWLIHLTSQSVLPGAGPLSAEQNAKLRAIVTDFNAASVNELAEIEAVTVHDVKAVEYYIGRRLEAIGIENLTAMVHFGCTSEDINNLSYAVGIKGAVEAVWLPNARALVQQIEEMAEANRSVPMLSRTHGQPATPTTLGKELAVIAHRLNRQLNRIAKTEYLGKINGATGTYAAHVASVPSADWEGVAKSFVEGLGLTWNPLTTQIESHDWQAELYADIARFNRILHNVCTDIWSYISIGYFRQIPVAGATGSSTMPHKVNPIRFENAEANLEISNGLLDTLAATLVTSRWQRDLTDSSSQRNIGVAFGHSLLAISNVAKGLKALDVAEEVLAGDLETNWEVLGEAIQMVMRAEAIAGVEGMENPYERLKDLTRGQRVNGARMQEFVQGLGLSKDAEARLLALTPGKYTGIADQLVDHLKQDHLK, encoded by the coding sequence ATGGCTGAATCCCCTCGTGTTTCCCTTGCGTCCGAACCGCTCGCCCTTGGCGCCCTTGACGGCCGTTACCGTGCCGCCGTCGCGCCCCTCGTTGACTACTTGTCCGAGGCTGCCCTGAACCGCGATCGCGTTCACGTGGAAGTGGAGTGGTTGATTCACCTGACGAGCCAGTCCGTACTGCCCGGCGCCGGACCGCTCTCTGCGGAACAGAACGCCAAGCTCCGTGCGATCGTCACTGACTTCAACGCCGCATCAGTCAATGAGCTCGCCGAGATTGAAGCTGTCACTGTCCACGACGTCAAGGCTGTTGAGTACTACATCGGCCGCCGGCTCGAGGCAATCGGTATTGAGAACCTGACCGCCATGGTGCACTTCGGCTGCACCTCGGAGGACATCAACAACCTCTCCTACGCCGTAGGCATCAAGGGCGCAGTGGAGGCTGTCTGGCTTCCGAACGCCAGGGCTTTGGTACAGCAGATCGAAGAGATGGCCGAAGCCAACCGCTCGGTTCCCATGCTGTCGCGGACCCACGGGCAGCCCGCGACCCCTACCACTCTCGGCAAGGAACTCGCGGTGATTGCCCACCGTCTGAACCGCCAGCTCAACCGCATCGCCAAGACCGAGTACCTCGGCAAAATCAACGGTGCAACAGGAACATACGCCGCCCACGTGGCATCAGTACCCAGCGCCGACTGGGAAGGCGTTGCCAAGTCGTTCGTCGAGGGACTGGGACTGACCTGGAACCCGCTGACAACGCAGATCGAAAGCCACGATTGGCAGGCTGAGTTGTACGCGGACATCGCCCGCTTCAACCGCATCCTGCACAACGTGTGCACCGATATCTGGAGCTACATCTCCATCGGTTACTTCCGCCAGATTCCCGTCGCCGGCGCCACGGGTTCATCCACCATGCCCCACAAGGTGAACCCGATCCGCTTCGAAAATGCCGAAGCCAACCTGGAAATCTCCAACGGCCTCCTGGACACGCTGGCCGCCACGCTGGTCACGTCCCGTTGGCAGCGCGACCTCACCGACTCTTCCTCGCAGCGCAACATTGGTGTGGCCTTCGGGCACTCGTTGTTGGCCATCTCCAACGTCGCCAAGGGTTTGAAGGCCCTGGACGTAGCAGAAGAAGTCCTTGCGGGCGATCTCGAGACCAACTGGGAAGTCCTGGGCGAAGCCATCCAGATGGTGATGCGGGCCGAAGCCATCGCCGGCGTTGAGGGCATGGAGAACCCCTACGAACGTTTGAAGGACCTGACCCGAGGCCAGCGCGTAAATGGCGCGAGGATGCAGGAATTCGTGCAGGGCCTGGGGCTTTCGAAGGATGCCGAGGCGCGCCTCCTGGCGTTGACCCCGGGCAAGTACACGGGCATCGCCGACCAGCTCGTGGACCACCTCAAGCAGGACCACCTCAAGTAG
- a CDS encoding histidine phosphatase family protein, translating into MKLLLIRHGQTPGNVAGQLDTAYPGPGLTELGQRQAEALPQALANEDIGALYISTLVRTHQTAAPLAKAKGLTPEVLDGIHEIEAGALETLTDHESHMHYMRTVFSWTSGDLGVSMPGAFDGHAFLARFDASVERVAAAGHSTAAVVSHGAAIRCWAALRAEGIDEVFAESHLLPNTGFVALEGDPLAGWRVVEWEQTPAGGPALKDPTAEDPTGEAY; encoded by the coding sequence ATGAAGCTCTTGTTGATCAGGCACGGCCAAACACCCGGCAATGTGGCGGGCCAGCTCGATACTGCCTACCCCGGACCTGGACTCACTGAACTCGGCCAGCGCCAGGCCGAGGCACTGCCACAGGCGTTGGCCAACGAGGATATCGGGGCCCTGTACATTTCCACCCTGGTGCGGACCCACCAGACTGCCGCGCCGCTGGCCAAGGCCAAGGGTTTGACCCCTGAGGTCCTTGACGGTATTCACGAAATCGAAGCCGGGGCGTTGGAAACGCTGACCGACCACGAATCGCACATGCACTACATGCGAACGGTCTTCTCGTGGACTTCCGGTGATTTGGGCGTCAGCATGCCAGGTGCCTTTGACGGCCACGCGTTCCTCGCCAGGTTTGATGCCTCGGTGGAAAGGGTGGCCGCAGCGGGTCACTCCACAGCGGCTGTTGTCAGCCACGGCGCTGCCATCCGTTGCTGGGCGGCCCTGCGGGCAGAGGGCATCGATGAAGTCTTTGCCGAATCGCATCTGCTTCCCAACACGGGATTTGTGGCGCTCGAGGGCGATCCACTGGCGGGCTGGCGGGTTGTGGAATGGGAACAGACGCCCGCAGGTGGCCCGGCCCTCAAGGACCCGACCGCCGAGGATCCCACCGGCGAGGCCTACTAG
- a CDS encoding GNAT family N-acetyltransferase → MQTNPRLNIRQVTWANPVGADLRAAQQAELDGKFGTTDHEPGPAPSEADTAVFVVAYEKCSGQPLGCGGLRMLDEKTAEIKRLYVVPYARGSGVASSILAALEAQAHSHGFSVIAAEAGSAQSDGRSFYESAGFAAVPNFGPYIGVDESYCYSKRIDSHSASHTAMA, encoded by the coding sequence ATGCAGACCAACCCGCGGCTGAACATCCGGCAGGTCACATGGGCCAACCCTGTGGGCGCCGATCTCCGCGCAGCCCAGCAGGCAGAGCTTGACGGCAAGTTTGGCACCACGGATCACGAACCCGGGCCGGCGCCATCGGAGGCGGATACTGCCGTTTTTGTGGTTGCTTACGAGAAATGTTCCGGCCAGCCCCTGGGGTGCGGTGGCTTGAGGATGCTGGATGAGAAGACGGCCGAGATCAAGCGGCTGTATGTGGTTCCCTACGCACGGGGATCAGGAGTTGCCAGCTCCATCCTGGCCGCCCTGGAAGCCCAGGCCCACTCGCACGGTTTCAGTGTCATCGCCGCAGAGGCAGGCTCCGCGCAATCAGACGGGCGCAGTTTCTACGAGAGCGCCGGTTTCGCTGCAGTGCCCAACTTTGGCCCGTACATTGGGGTTGACGAGTCGTATTGCTACTCGAAGCGGATCGACTCCCACAGTGCCTCCCACACGGCCATGGCTTAG
- a CDS encoding acyl-CoA thioesterase, with protein MEKADITFRTRKWVRPEDLNANGTLFGGSLLKWIDEEAAIYAILQLGNGRAVTKYISEINFVSSAVQGDLIEMGLTAKRFGRTSLTMRAEVRNMITRQPILTIEEIVFVNLGTDGRPQPHGYTEITYDRDRIPSHHLTETLDED; from the coding sequence ATGGAAAAAGCAGACATCACCTTCCGGACCCGCAAATGGGTGCGGCCCGAGGACCTTAACGCCAATGGCACACTCTTCGGCGGGAGCCTGCTGAAGTGGATCGATGAAGAAGCAGCGATCTACGCCATCCTCCAGCTCGGCAACGGCCGTGCCGTCACCAAGTACATTTCCGAAATCAACTTTGTGAGCTCTGCAGTGCAAGGTGACCTGATCGAGATGGGGCTCACGGCCAAGCGTTTCGGCCGGACATCCTTGACCATGCGCGCCGAAGTCCGCAACATGATCACGCGGCAGCCCATCCTCACCATCGAGGAAATCGTCTTCGTCAACCTGGGGACGGATGGTCGGCCCCAACCGCACGGCTACACGGAAATCACGTACGACCGTGACCGTATTCCCAGCCACCACCTCACTGAAACGCTGGACGAGGACTGA
- a CDS encoding SDR family oxidoreductase: protein MTFSDYTTALVTGASTGMGAAITERLAKRGLTVHAVARNEERLAELADRTGAIPHVVDLTDTAALAAVVNDLTVDVLVNCAGVSRPGNILDSSEEDIDELVDVNLRGLLQLTRLVLPGMVERDLGHVINISSIAGVYNFYGHTVYHATKAAVHQISRQLRNDTVGKRIRVTEICPGRVETEIFGRNMGGTPEAMEEAWKTYYEGYESLTTDDIVNALDYAIETPRHVNVGMLELMPTFQVPGGLTFDRR, encoded by the coding sequence ATGACTTTTTCCGACTACACCACAGCCCTCGTTACCGGAGCTTCCACCGGTATGGGCGCAGCGATCACCGAGCGCTTGGCCAAGCGCGGACTCACCGTCCATGCCGTTGCGCGCAACGAGGAACGCCTCGCGGAACTCGCCGACCGCACCGGAGCCATCCCGCACGTCGTTGACCTGACCGACACAGCCGCGCTGGCCGCCGTCGTCAATGATCTCACCGTGGACGTCCTGGTGAACTGCGCCGGAGTGTCCCGGCCCGGCAACATCCTGGACTCCTCAGAGGAGGACATCGATGAACTGGTGGACGTGAACCTGCGCGGCCTGCTGCAGCTCACCCGCTTGGTGCTCCCGGGCATGGTGGAACGCGATCTGGGCCATGTCATCAACATCAGCTCCATTGCCGGTGTGTACAACTTCTACGGCCACACGGTCTATCACGCCACCAAGGCGGCCGTGCACCAGATTTCCCGCCAGCTCCGCAACGACACCGTTGGCAAGCGCATCCGCGTCACGGAGATCTGCCCGGGCCGCGTGGAGACGGAGATCTTCGGCCGCAACATGGGCGGCACGCCGGAAGCCATGGAAGAAGCATGGAAGACCTACTACGAAGGCTACGAGTCACTCACCACCGATGACATCGTCAATGCCCTGGACTACGCGATTGAAACGCCACGTCACGTCAACGTTGGCATGCTGGAACTCATGCCCACGTTCCAGGTGCCCGGCGGCCTGACGTTCGATCGTCGCTGA